In Syntrophales bacterium, one genomic interval encodes:
- a CDS encoding glycosyltransferase, which produces MDDPLKKTRKKFRQWNNTRRLKAELAGYEAAFEARRLKIPDDAAILSAIKERFPDLAPKPPGELSIIAIFHNYNWENSSLLPALEKLGRVRHYDWFDEFPHTRHDWRKSLKAKMNRNLVERIGRWAKAEKPDVIFTYLSGEIVSPETIRALRSWGIPLIHFSLNDKEHFVGKVRCGLAFGSRDICPLFDLCWTSTEDALKKYCVDGALPVYLPEGANPDIHKPCDCEKTIDVSFVGQCYGNRPETISRLQQEGIHVEAFGYGWPNGPLSTEEMVHIYSKSRINLGFGGVEGHNETFCLKGRDFEIPMSGGLYLTEYHQELEPIYDLGKEIVVYQGFDDLVRAINRLLAHPEEAEAIRAAGRRRALAAHTWEKRFETIFSLLKLLRI; this is translated from the coding sequence ATGGATGATCCATTAAAAAAGACTCGCAAAAAATTTCGCCAGTGGAATAACACGAGGAGGCTCAAGGCGGAGCTTGCCGGCTACGAGGCCGCCTTTGAAGCGCGGCGCCTTAAAATTCCCGATGACGCCGCGATCCTCTCGGCAATCAAAGAACGTTTTCCCGATCTTGCCCCGAAACCGCCGGGTGAGCTTTCCATCATCGCCATTTTTCACAACTACAACTGGGAAAACTCTTCGCTGCTGCCCGCGCTGGAAAAGCTCGGGCGGGTGCGTCATTACGACTGGTTCGACGAGTTTCCCCACACCCGCCATGATTGGCGAAAGAGCCTGAAGGCGAAGATGAATCGGAATCTTGTCGAGCGTATTGGGCGCTGGGCAAAAGCGGAAAAGCCTGACGTTATTTTTACATATCTCTCCGGGGAGATAGTTTCCCCGGAAACGATTAGGGCCCTTCGTTCCTGGGGAATTCCGCTGATTCACTTCAGCCTGAACGACAAGGAACATTTCGTGGGCAAAGTCAGATGTGGACTTGCCTTCGGCTCACGGGATATCTGCCCCCTGTTCGATCTGTGCTGGACGAGCACCGAGGATGCCCTGAAAAAGTACTGCGTCGATGGGGCGCTTCCCGTTTATCTTCCCGAGGGGGCCAACCCTGATATTCACAAGCCCTGCGATTGTGAAAAGACGATTGATGTTTCCTTCGTCGGCCAATGCTATGGCAATCGCCCCGAGACGATCAGTCGTTTGCAACAGGAGGGAATCCACGTCGAGGCCTTTGGATACGGCTGGCCGAATGGTCCCCTGTCCACGGAGGAAATGGTCCATATCTACTCGAAAAGCCGAATAAATCTTGGCTTCGGAGGGGTCGAGGGACATAATGAAACATTCTGCCTCAAAGGAAGAGATTTCGAGATCCCAATGAGCGGTGGTCTCTATCTTACTGAATATCACCAAGAATTAGAGCCAATATACGATCTCGGGAAAGAAATTGTTGTTTATCAAGGTTTTGACGATCTCGTGAGGGCGATTAACCGGCTCCTCGCGCATCCGGAGGAAGCCGAGGCTATCCGCGCCGCCGGGCGTCGGCGGGCCCTTGCGGCCCATACCTGGGAGAAGCGGTTTGAGACGATTTTTTCGCTGTTGAAACTTCTGCGCATTTAA
- a CDS encoding FkbM family methyltransferase gives MFTRMSFINRKRRDRAWNLFNKIEKNRLGEFEENGEKRFVENILEEFEKTDAERVIFDVGANVGQYSTMLTSVAAARNIKIKLHLFEPAKPCFAELTNRFSQSDNLILNNFGASDSNGTARIFYDEEKSEGASLYQRNLRYYNTEMNKFAEIELRRLDDYIKDKKINHIAFIKLDIEGHELNAFKGLGEYLNHDFIDFLQFEYGGTNLDSHTSLMELYQFLTDRGFLVAKVMPTGLEIRSYSPFMENFQNANYMAVSPTKIKK, from the coding sequence ATGTTTACCCGGATGTCCTTTATAAATAGGAAGAGAAGAGACAGGGCATGGAATCTTTTTAACAAAATCGAGAAGAACCGTCTTGGCGAATTTGAGGAAAACGGCGAAAAACGTTTTGTTGAAAATATCCTGGAAGAATTCGAGAAAACTGACGCCGAAAGGGTGATTTTTGATGTCGGCGCGAACGTAGGACAGTATTCCACCATGCTGACCAGCGTTGCCGCTGCCCGCAACATTAAAATAAAGCTTCATCTCTTCGAGCCTGCAAAACCATGTTTCGCTGAACTTACCAATAGATTTTCTCAATCGGACAACCTCATTCTCAATAATTTTGGGGCATCTGACAGCAACGGCACAGCCAGAATCTTTTACGATGAAGAAAAGAGCGAAGGGGCGTCCCTGTATCAGAGAAATCTTCGTTACTACAATACAGAAATGAACAAATTTGCAGAGATTGAGCTTCGCAGACTTGACGACTACATAAAAGATAAAAAAATAAACCACATAGCCTTCATAAAACTCGATATCGAAGGTCATGAATTAAACGCTTTTAAGGGCCTCGGCGAATATTTGAACCATGATTTCATAGACTTTCTGCAATTTGAATATGGCGGCACAAATCTGGACTCTCATACGAGTCTGATGGAGTTATACCAGTTTCTCACAGATCGGGGCTTCCTGGTGGCTAAAGTAATGCCCACAGGTTTAGAGATCAGAAGCTACAGCCCCTTCATGGAAAATTTTCAGAATGCCAACTATATGGCTGTTTCACCGACAAAAATAAAAAAATGA
- a CDS encoding glycosyltransferase family 9 protein has translation MIIQLGDIGDVVWTLPALAAIRKAWPGVELSVLLRAGSASLLDAEILPPKTFEVPQSGKSLVKDLISSFSLISSLRREHFDLVFDFRADERGGYMAFLTGSPRRAALYYPSMRGLRNHLFTHLVGWNGKPLAVGAADQSLYILRAFGIETEDAVPRLNLSEGARRRAADIIASLGLPVFLGEAGFSAAVAVGGSAVKSWITLNPFSRWSYKEWGAEKWVRIIDWLYAEYKIKVVIIGSSGEKKRAEAIVAACPGRAFSIAGATTLAELAGVLSCSRLHVGVDSAAPHIAAAVGTPTVTIYGPSDWRYWTPPGKNNRVVVSGMSCAPCSLKGCNGGGKSLCLENMELGKVQDVIREALLADGESSEGEKECWRCKVGTTRQTS, from the coding sequence TTGATAATCCAGTTGGGCGATATCGGGGATGTCGTCTGGACGTTGCCTGCGCTTGCCGCGATACGCAAAGCCTGGCCCGGAGTGGAGCTGTCCGTCCTGCTGCGGGCGGGGAGTGCCTCTCTTCTGGATGCCGAAATACTGCCACCGAAAACCTTCGAGGTTCCCCAAAGCGGAAAATCGCTTGTTAAAGACCTTATTAGTTCGTTTTCACTGATATCATCGCTTCGCCGGGAACATTTTGACCTCGTCTTCGACTTCCGGGCGGATGAACGGGGGGGGTACATGGCCTTTCTGACCGGGTCGCCCCGGCGCGCCGCCCTCTATTATCCGTCTATGCGCGGTTTGCGCAACCATTTGTTTACCCACTTGGTCGGCTGGAACGGCAAACCGCTCGCAGTTGGAGCGGCCGACCAGTCGTTGTATATCCTGCGGGCCTTCGGGATAGAAACCGAGGATGCCGTTCCCAGACTGAACCTGTCAGAAGGAGCGCGGCGGCGGGCGGCGGACATTATCGCCTCTCTGGGGCTTCCTGTTTTCCTGGGAGAGGCCGGCTTTTCAGCGGCCGTTGCGGTTGGCGGAAGCGCCGTAAAAAGCTGGATTACCCTGAACCCCTTTTCCCGCTGGTCATACAAGGAATGGGGGGCTGAAAAGTGGGTGCGGATCATCGACTGGCTGTACGCGGAATATAAAATTAAAGTGGTCATCATCGGCTCGTCCGGTGAAAAAAAGCGGGCCGAGGCGATCGTCGCCGCCTGCCCCGGCAGGGCCTTCAGTATTGCCGGCGCCACGACGCTCGCGGAGCTTGCCGGCGTTCTTTCCTGCAGCCGCCTGCATGTCGGCGTAGATTCCGCCGCCCCGCACATCGCCGCCGCGGTGGGAACGCCGACCGTGACGATTTACGGCCCTTCCGACTGGCGCTATTGGACGCCGCCGGGAAAAAACAACCGCGTGGTCGTATCCGGCATGTCCTGTGCGCCGTGCTCTCTCAAGGGCTGCAACGGCGGCGGAAAGAGCTTGTGTCTGGAAAACATGGAGTTAGGGAAGGTGCAGGACGTTATCAGGGAAGCGCTGCTTGCTGATGGGGAAAGCAGCGAAGGCGAGAAAGAATGCTGGCGATGCAAGGTCGGTACAACACGGCAAACATCATGA
- a CDS encoding HlyD family efflux transporter periplasmic adaptor subunit has protein sequence MKAATRRTLLLTIIILAVILATIYGFLPKPIAVDLVAAERGPLRVAIEEEGRTRLKERFLVSAPVAGYITRNRLNVGDALRKGQVLVSIEPPRSQPLDRRTREEGNALVLVAEAGFKAAREKEQAAQADVEYSEKRVERIRNLYLKRYVAKDQLDQTEAEAKKAKAVQLAAAAAAEASRFELERAKAALKNVSSRVNHEKPETLKIASPLDGVVFRVLRKSEGPVSAGEPLLEIGDVRALEVRVEVLSSDAVRIKKGTKAVFKRWGGEETLEGVVRTVEPAGFTKISSLGVEEQRVLVLADIVSPPETWRAVGDGYRLDASFIVWEKEGVLQVPVGALFRSGQNWAVFVDENGRARQRVLKIGQRNGLAAEVVTGLKEGERVITHPDDAVKDGVRITGGAGL, from the coding sequence ATGAAAGCTGCAACACGAAGAACGCTTCTTTTGACCATCATCATCCTCGCCGTTATCCTGGCGACAATTTACGGTTTTCTGCCCAAACCAATCGCGGTCGATCTCGTCGCGGCGGAACGGGGGCCGCTCCGGGTGGCAATAGAAGAGGAGGGCCGCACCCGGCTGAAGGAGAGGTTTCTCGTTTCCGCACCGGTTGCCGGATATATTACCCGCAATCGTTTGAACGTAGGGGATGCCCTCCGCAAGGGACAGGTTCTGGTTTCTATAGAACCGCCCCGGTCGCAGCCGTTAGACAGGCGCACCCGCGAGGAGGGGAATGCCCTCGTACTCGTAGCGGAAGCCGGATTCAAGGCGGCGCGGGAAAAGGAACAGGCCGCGCAGGCCGATGTCGAGTATAGCGAAAAGCGGGTCGAACGAATAAGAAATTTATATTTAAAACGGTATGTTGCGAAGGATCAGCTCGATCAGACGGAGGCAGAGGCAAAGAAGGCGAAGGCAGTTCAGCTCGCAGCCGCGGCTGCGGCTGAAGCCTCCCGCTTCGAGCTCGAACGGGCAAAGGCGGCGCTTAAAAACGTCTCTTCCCGCGTAAACCATGAAAAGCCGGAAACCCTGAAGATTGCCTCGCCGTTAGACGGGGTTGTCTTCCGGGTGCTTCGCAAAAGCGAGGGGCCCGTCAGCGCCGGGGAACCGCTCCTGGAGATCGGCGATGTCCGGGCGCTTGAAGTCCGCGTCGAGGTGCTTTCCTCCGACGCGGTGAGGATAAAAAAGGGGACAAAGGCGGTTTTTAAACGCTGGGGCGGCGAGGAGACGCTGGAAGGGGTTGTCCGCACCGTGGAACCGGCGGGATTCACCAAGATCTCGAGCCTCGGCGTCGAGGAGCAGCGGGTGCTGGTGCTTGCGGATATTGTTTCTCCTCCGGAAACATGGCGGGCAGTCGGCGACGGCTACCGCCTCGATGCGAGTTTTATCGTCTGGGAAAAAGAGGGGGTTTTACAGGTTCCGGTCGGGGCGCTGTTCCGTTCCGGTCAGAACTGGGCCGTTTTTGTTGACGAAAACGGGCGGGCAAGGCAACGAGTCCTGAAAATCGGTCAGCGCAACGGCCTGGCGGCAGAGGTTGTCACCGGCCTCAAGGAAGGCGAGCGGGTCATCACCCATCCCGACGATGCGGTGAAAGACGGCGTGCGCATCACCGGGGGGGCAGGTCTTTAA
- a CDS encoding ABC transporter permease: MNFSGECVKSLDRKIFRDILHLKGQVFAITLVVVSGLATFIMFISTIDSLSLTRDAFYRNYRFADVFVSLKRAPESLKQKIAEIPGVSLVETRVCGYAKLDIAGFAEPVTARLVSLPEEGEPLLNRLYLRQGRLADPTRDNEVVINESFALAHRFEPGDRFAAIINGKRKELAIVGIALSPEFVLLMRPDATSPDFKRYGVLWLGRKALAQSYDMDGAFNDVVLTLSRNARPSDVIAALDSVVDSSGGLGAYPRKDQISHRLLTGEFQQLRQSARIFPTIFIFVAAFLLNVVMSRTINMQREQIGILKAFGYTNAAIGFHYAKLVVLIILPGLCGGVAAGIWFGRMLGDIYMAVYRFPMLIYTLYPHVVIEALLISILAALAGTLFSLARAARQPPAEAMRPEPPARYRVTFLEKALLGRMLSQPSRMILRNLSRKPVRTLLSIIGIAVACATMIASGFFKDSVNFIVDVQFVRSQKEDMRISFVEPSSLKALYELKNLPGVRNAEGFRRVPARFVSGHKSYRTAIYGIEPGSRLHLLLDTNLQRVAIPPEGIVINDYLARMLNIRTGDLLTVEILEGAKPVRRIQVVGTAKLFLGVLGYMDTGALNRLLREGNALSGAYLLTDSLQNEALFRTFTEMPRVSGIVIRRNEIRNFHDVQARGMLFFTFIATLMACSIAFGVVYNSARIAFSERSRELASLRVLGYTRGEISYILLGELGLLTLAALPLGFIAGRLLCAYIAGALASDLFRVPLIIEMHTYALAAAVVLISASFSGLIVRRRLDTLDLVEVLKTRE, encoded by the coding sequence GTGAACTTCAGTGGTGAGTGCGTGAAGTCGCTCGATCGAAAAATATTCCGGGATATCCTGCACCTCAAGGGGCAGGTCTTCGCGATCACCCTCGTGGTGGTAAGCGGCCTGGCGACCTTCATCATGTTCATCAGCACGATCGATTCGCTTTCTCTTACCAGGGACGCTTTCTACCGCAACTACCGCTTTGCCGACGTCTTCGTTTCGCTGAAGCGGGCGCCGGAGAGCCTGAAGCAAAAAATCGCCGAGATTCCCGGCGTATCCCTTGTCGAAACAAGGGTCTGCGGCTACGCCAAACTTGACATCGCCGGTTTTGCCGAGCCGGTGACGGCGCGGCTCGTGTCGCTGCCGGAGGAGGGCGAACCGCTCTTGAACCGCCTCTACTTGAGACAGGGCAGACTGGCCGATCCGACCCGGGACAATGAGGTCGTAATCAACGAGAGCTTCGCCCTCGCCCACCGTTTTGAGCCCGGCGACCGTTTCGCGGCGATCATCAACGGCAAGCGCAAGGAGCTGGCGATTGTCGGCATCGCCCTTTCCCCGGAGTTCGTGCTGCTGATGCGTCCGGACGCGACCAGCCCCGATTTTAAGCGTTACGGGGTGCTCTGGCTGGGACGCAAGGCCCTTGCCCAATCGTACGACATGGACGGCGCCTTCAACGACGTCGTCCTGACCTTGTCGAGGAACGCCCGCCCCAGCGATGTTATCGCCGCGCTCGACTCGGTTGTCGATTCCTCCGGGGGACTGGGCGCCTATCCCCGCAAGGATCAGATCTCCCACCGGCTGCTCACGGGCGAGTTTCAGCAGCTCCGGCAGAGCGCCCGGATCTTTCCGACGATCTTCATCTTCGTCGCCGCCTTTCTCTTGAATGTCGTCATGAGCCGGACGATCAACATGCAGCGCGAGCAGATCGGCATCCTGAAGGCGTTTGGCTACACGAACGCCGCCATCGGCTTCCATTACGCGAAGCTGGTCGTTCTGATCATCCTGCCCGGTCTCTGCGGAGGCGTGGCGGCCGGAATCTGGTTCGGCCGAATGCTGGGAGACATCTACATGGCCGTTTACCGTTTCCCCATGCTTATCTATACCTTATATCCCCATGTCGTCATTGAGGCGCTCTTGATCAGCATCCTTGCCGCCCTGGCCGGCACGCTCTTTTCCCTGGCCCGGGCGGCCCGGCAGCCCCCCGCCGAGGCGATGCGGCCCGAGCCGCCCGCCCGCTATCGGGTGACATTTCTCGAAAAGGCGCTACTCGGCCGCATGCTTTCTCAGCCCTCCCGGATGATTCTGCGGAACCTCTCCCGCAAACCGGTAAGAACCCTGCTTTCGATAATCGGGATCGCCGTTGCCTGCGCAACGATGATCGCCAGCGGTTTCTTCAAGGATTCCGTGAACTTCATAGTTGATGTCCAGTTTGTCCGCTCGCAGAAGGAGGATATGCGGATAAGCTTTGTCGAGCCATCCTCCCTTAAAGCCTTGTACGAGCTGAAGAATCTGCCGGGCGTGCGGAATGCCGAGGGCTTCCGCCGGGTTCCGGCGCGGTTCGTCTCCGGCCATAAAAGCTACCGGACGGCAATCTACGGGATCGAGCCGGGAAGCCGCCTGCATCTGCTTTTGGACACGAATCTGCAGCGGGTGGCGATTCCTCCCGAAGGCATTGTTATCAATGACTATCTGGCCAGAATGCTCAACATCCGGACCGGCGATCTGCTGACCGTCGAGATTCTCGAAGGGGCAAAACCGGTACGCCGGATTCAGGTCGTCGGCACGGCCAAGCTTTTTCTCGGCGTGCTGGGATACATGGATACAGGCGCCCTCAACCGGTTGCTGCGGGAGGGAAACGCGCTTTCCGGCGCGTATCTGCTGACCGACTCCCTGCAGAACGAGGCTCTGTTTCGGACTTTCACCGAGATGCCGAGGGTGAGCGGGATTGTTATTAGACGTAATGAGATCCGAAATTTCCACGATGTGCAGGCACGGGGTATGCTCTTTTTCACGTTCATTGCGACGCTGATGGCCTGCTCGATCGCCTTCGGCGTTGTATATAACAGTGCCAGGATAGCATTTTCAGAACGAAGCCGGGAACTTGCAAGTCTCAGGGTGCTGGGATACACACGCGGGGAGATATCGTATATCCTGCTGGGCGAGCTGGGGCTGCTCACGCTTGCCGCCCTGCCACTGGGCTTTATCGCCGGGCGCCTGCTGTGCGCGTATATCGCCGGGGCGCTCGCCTCCGATCTGTTTCGCGTTCCACTGATAATAGAAATGCATACATACGCACTGGCCGCCGCCGTCGTGCTGATATCGGCCTCCTTTTCGGGGCTGATCGTCCGCCGCCGGTTAGACACGCTCGATCTTGTCGAAGTATTGAAAACGAGGGAATAA
- a CDS encoding ABC transporter ATP-binding protein, with protein MSDTVFQVTNLAKVYLMGEVEVHALRGANLEIFAGELVVLLGPSGSGKSTLLNIIGGLDTATSGTVFYREKELTSAGERELTEYRRTSVGFVFQFYNLIPSLNALENVAVVTEIAHNPMRPEEALTLVGLGERLDHFPAQLSGGEQQRVAIARAIAKNPAVLLCDEPTGALDSQTGIVVLEVLERINRELGTATVIITHNADIAGMADRVIHLSNGLITEIAENKVKKSSSELQW; from the coding sequence ATGAGCGACACGGTATTTCAGGTAACAAATCTCGCCAAGGTGTATCTGATGGGAGAGGTAGAGGTTCATGCCCTCCGAGGGGCGAATCTCGAGATATTTGCCGGGGAGCTGGTGGTGCTGCTCGGTCCCTCGGGAAGCGGGAAATCTACACTGCTGAACATCATCGGCGGCCTGGATACGGCGACCAGCGGGACGGTGTTTTACCGGGAAAAGGAACTGACGTCCGCCGGCGAGCGGGAGTTGACCGAATATCGCCGCACCAGCGTCGGGTTCGTTTTTCAATTTTACAACCTGATCCCAAGCCTGAACGCGCTGGAGAACGTTGCCGTCGTCACCGAAATCGCCCACAACCCGATGAGGCCGGAAGAGGCGCTGACGCTGGTCGGCCTGGGCGAGCGGCTCGACCATTTTCCCGCCCAGCTTTCCGGAGGCGAGCAGCAGCGGGTCGCGATCGCCCGCGCGATTGCGAAGAATCCGGCGGTGCTGCTCTGCGACGAGCCGACCGGCGCACTCGATTCCCAAACAGGAATCGTCGTCCTCGAGGTCCTTGAAAGAATCAACCGGGAGCTCGGCACGGCGACCGTTATCATCACCCACAACGCCGACATCGCCGGGATGGCGGACCGGGTCATCCATTTAAGCAACGGCCTCATCACGGAAATCGCGGAAAACAAGGTGAAAAAATCGTCAAGTGAACTTCAGTGGTGA
- a CDS encoding site-2 protease family protein: protein MGLINLLFKDPLTFFLVAIPLLYSIIFHELAHGWVAWKLGDPTAKNAGRLTLNPLSHLEPIGTLMLLFVGFGWARPVPINMGYIRTRSGLIMVAAAGIVANMIMAFIAVLLIKLLAPESSSSLGLLLYYMMQINIMLAAFNLIPIPPLDGSKILMGFLSHRTQYALSRLEPYGFFIIIGLLYIGALDPVIKFFRWIIMTIIGFFIF from the coding sequence ATGGGGTTGATAAATCTGCTGTTCAAGGATCCGCTGACGTTTTTTCTGGTGGCGATTCCACTTTTGTATTCAATAATTTTTCATGAACTGGCCCACGGCTGGGTCGCCTGGAAACTGGGGGATCCGACGGCAAAAAACGCCGGCCGACTGACCTTGAATCCGCTGAGCCACCTTGAGCCGATCGGCACGCTGATGCTGCTTTTCGTCGGCTTCGGCTGGGCCAGGCCGGTGCCGATCAATATGGGCTACATTCGCACCCGCTCCGGACTGATCATGGTCGCGGCGGCAGGCATTGTTGCCAACATGATCATGGCTTTTATCGCTGTCTTGCTGATCAAGCTGCTGGCCCCGGAATCTTCCAGTTCGCTCGGCCTGCTTTTGTACTACATGATGCAGATCAACATCATGCTCGCGGCGTTCAACCTGATCCCGATCCCGCCCCTGGACGGCTCGAAGATCCTGATGGGGTTTCTGTCGCACCGGACCCAGTACGCCCTCTCCCGCCTCGAACCATACGGGTTTTTCATTATCATCGGTCTTCTGTACATCGGGGCGCTTGACCCGGTGATCAAGTTTTTTCGGTGGATTATCATGACAATTATCGGGTTTTTTATTTTCTGA
- a CDS encoding addiction module protein, giving the protein MSLTADKIVTDAMALPPVLRAFVAEKLIESLDESADTPLSVKWKEEIHRRCAEIDNSVETLRNAEEVFKNAYASLT; this is encoded by the coding sequence ATGAGTCTTACTGCAGACAAAATTGTAACTGATGCAATGGCGCTTCCCCCCGTGCTCCGGGCGTTCGTGGCGGAAAAGCTGATAGAGAGCCTCGATGAGTCGGCAGACACCCCCTTGTCGGTAAAATGGAAAGAAGAAATCCACCGACGTTGTGCCGAGATCGACAATTCCGTAGAGACTCTGCGCAATGCCGAAGAGGTGTTCAAAAATGCCTATGCATCGCTGACATGA
- a CDS encoding putative zinc-binding protein, whose protein sequence is MEKIPVQEIKMEMAKKTITTQHAQFGKTIGVNGCFGSSNLGQMSGFIPRDVVKAIPDAFMRCPLALFPEIEGPSQVLLYDDYQVVIDGCEARCIKKALEKVGVKVDLSYALDEDFKLEKKPGPDFDQAKMAEITQRIIADIERLKQAK, encoded by the coding sequence ATGGAAAAGATACCGGTTCAGGAAATCAAAATGGAGATGGCCAAGAAAACTATCACGACTCAGCATGCGCAATTCGGCAAAACAATTGGAGTAAATGGCTGTTTTGGGAGCTCCAACCTGGGGCAAATGAGCGGATTTATTCCCAGGGATGTCGTCAAGGCCATTCCTGATGCCTTTATGCGTTGCCCCTTGGCCCTTTTCCCGGAAATTGAAGGGCCGAGCCAGGTTTTGCTGTACGACGACTATCAGGTTGTCATCGACGGATGCGAAGCCCGCTGCATAAAGAAGGCACTGGAGAAGGTCGGCGTTAAGGTTGATTTGAGCTATGCGCTGGATGAGGATTTTAAACTCGAAAAGAAGCCGGGCCCCGATTTTGATCAGGCGAAGATGGCGGAAATTACCCAACGGATCATTGCTGATATTGAGAGGCTCAAACAAGCAAAATGA
- a CDS encoding FAD-dependent thymidylate synthase, translating to MKILLAGHNIDRDIINEFQYLQPERRDLTPETIAAAYARISRNPAPVNELRASARGEVEKARLSNKNIVFAMGHSSIAEHAVFNIDIIGVSRLLVEEIERSRLVSYTEKSQRYVLLADDFVIPDEVRGAGLEEIFVAAIRRQNVFYHELYGQLRPYVFEKNKELAADPANVALLEGWAKEDARYCLALATEAQLGMTINARNAELMIRRLAASPLAEARRFSGMLYEAVSGIAPSLVRYTSPTPYDRERAEVLRAEASRLADKISDYAGRMDDSEAQSVVRLLSFDPRGDDKIASALLMSASNLSFAECSRIVERMTLSEKEGLFKTALQEMRAHDAAPREFEHASLTFELVVSASCYAQLKRHRMATLSVQGYNPALGVTIPPAVTAIGREADLRKLCLEAEKVARKIAETGPTAAAYLLTNAHRRRVIMTVNARELYHIARVRADRHAQWDVRQMAARIVNLGKEALPLASLLAGGKDEFAAIYADVFGKGG from the coding sequence GTGAAGATTCTTCTTGCCGGACACAATATAGACCGTGATATCATAAATGAGTTTCAATACTTGCAGCCGGAACGCCGGGATCTGACGCCGGAGACGATCGCCGCCGCCTATGCGCGGATCAGCCGCAATCCGGCGCCGGTGAACGAGTTGCGGGCAAGCGCGCGGGGCGAGGTGGAAAAGGCCCGCCTCTCCAATAAAAATATTGTCTTTGCAATGGGGCACAGCTCCATCGCCGAGCACGCCGTCTTCAACATCGACATTATCGGCGTGTCCAGGCTGCTTGTCGAGGAAATAGAGCGATCGCGGCTTGTCTCCTATACGGAAAAATCGCAGCGTTATGTGCTGCTCGCCGATGATTTCGTCATTCCGGATGAGGTTCGTGGCGCCGGATTGGAGGAGATTTTTGTTGCCGCCATCCGCCGGCAGAACGTCTTTTACCATGAACTATATGGGCAGCTCAGACCGTATGTATTTGAAAAAAATAAAGAACTTGCCGCGGATCCGGCGAATGTCGCTTTGCTGGAGGGCTGGGCCAAGGAGGATGCCCGCTACTGTCTGGCGCTTGCGACCGAGGCGCAACTGGGGATGACGATCAACGCCCGGAATGCCGAACTGATGATCCGCCGCCTTGCCGCCTCGCCCCTCGCCGAGGCGAGAAGGTTCAGCGGCATGCTTTACGAGGCGGTAAGCGGCATCGCCCCGTCGCTTGTCCGCTACACCAGCCCCACCCCCTACGACCGCGAAAGGGCGGAGGTCTTGCGCGCGGAGGCGTCGCGGCTGGCCGACAAAATATCCGACTATGCTGGAAGGATGGATGACAGCGAGGCGCAGAGCGTCGTCCGCCTGCTGTCTTTTGACCCCCGGGGAGACGACAAAATCGCGTCGGCGCTGTTGATGTCCGCTTCCAACCTCTCTTTTGCGGAGTGTTCCCGCATCGTCGAGCGGATGACCTTAAGCGAAAAGGAGGGTCTTTTCAAAACGGCGCTTCAGGAAATGAGGGCCCACGACGCCGCACCCCGGGAGTTTGAGCACGCGTCTTTGACGTTTGAACTTGTCGTCAGCGCTTCCTGCTATGCTCAGTTGAAGCGCCACAGAATGGCGACGCTTTCTGTCCAGGGGTATAACCCGGCGCTCGGGGTGACGATTCCCCCGGCCGTGACGGCAATCGGCAGGGAGGCTGACTTGCGCAAGCTGTGTCTCGAAGCGGAAAAGGTTGCCCGGAAGATAGCGGAAACGGGCCCGACTGCCGCCGCCTATCTCCTGACGAATGCCCACCGCCGCCGGGTTATCATGACTGTAAACGCCCGGGAGCTTTACCATATTGCCCGTGTTCGCGCTGATCGTCACGCCCAGTGGGATGTCCGCCAGATGGCGGCAAGAATAGTAAATCTCGGGAAAGAGGCGCTGCCGCTTGCCTCGCTGCTTGCCGGCGGCAAGGATGAATTTGCCGCTATCTATGCGGACGTATTCGGCAAGGGGGGATGA